The Photobacterium sp. TY1-4 DNA window TTGCCTCAGCTTTGTTTAAATCGACCGGAACCGTGCGTAATCAGGTGTCGTCCATTCTGACCAAGCTGGTGGTCCGGGATCGCACCCGCGCCGTCTTAAGAGGGATTGAGTTAAAGTTGATTTGATTGTGAACTGGGCAACGCTCATTCTCTGCACTTAGATAAATGATATTAAATACAGTCTCTTAGCTGTATTTTTATTGCAACTCCCTCTGCAACGCTTTACTCTGGCAACAGATTCATTGTTGTTCAACCGGCGCCTGAAAAGGATTGTCTTGGGTGCCGGTTATCAGAATCCCCCCATTTTTCACATGATGCCCCTGAAGCAGGGGCGCCGTGCGTGATCCATGTCTTCAGGGAGAAAAGTCATGCCATATATCAATGTCCAGATCACTAAAGGCGCCACTCGGGCTCAGAAAGCGCAATTGGTGAAGGAAATGACCGACACGTTGGCCAGAGTGCTGAATAAGCGGCCCGAGCATACCCATATTGTGATCCAGGAAATTGAA harbors:
- a CDS encoding tautomerase family protein, coding for MPYINVQITKGATRAQKAQLVKEMTDTLARVLNKRPEHTHIVIQEIEEENWGYAGVLTDDWKAQQASSSEDHLLD